From a single Oreochromis niloticus isolate F11D_XX linkage group LG3, O_niloticus_UMD_NMBU, whole genome shotgun sequence genomic region:
- the LOC109195240 gene encoding piggyBac transposable element-derived protein 4-like: MAYFPPEIEDSVIAMTNLEADRRRPAIDGWKPMGRVEFRAYVGLLVLAGVYRSRGEACESLWDAESGRSVFRAAMPLKTFRAYSSALRFDDRETRRAGRGEGGGGHGYDKLAPIRAVWDEWCARLPAMYRPGPEVTVDERLVPFRGRCPFRQYMPSKPARYGIKIWVVCDARSSYAWKMQVYTGKPDKRGPPEKHLATRVVVDLTEGLAPGRNVTCDNFFTSRELADRLFRERGHTVLGTLRSNRPEIPRELRCVKGRAVGSVESVVLGGSAGPRRGGGGGGGGGGRGPDTIILSYVAKKNKNVLLLTTAPRYHHHHHHHRSRSGPEPRPSRSSSNSNSNSNGGGGKPPLVLHYNRTKGGVDNLDKVVSTYSCRRKTCRWPVALFHNMVDVAAYNAFVLWREIHPDWMAGKLNKRRLFLERLGKALACPMIEARALARGGGGGGGGGGRVAARVKRRRCRVCPRSKDVKTKILCHECRVYVCTNCAVTYCPNCAASRTAASQTPPTL; encoded by the exons ATGGCCTACTTTCCGCCAGAGATAGAGGACTCGGTGATCGCCATGACCAACCTCGAAGCGGACAGGCGCAGGCCCGCCATCGACGGGTGGAAGCCCATGGGCCGCGTCGAGTTCCGGGCCTACGTGGGGCTGCTGGTGCTCGCCGGCGTGTACAGGTCCCGGGGAGAGGCCTGCGAGAGCCTGTGGGACGCCGAGAGCGGCAGGTCCGTGTTCAGAGCCGCGATGCCGCTCAAGACCTTTCGAGCCTACTCGAGCGCGCTGCGCTTCGACGACAGAGAGACCAGACGGGCCGGGCGAGGCGAGGGCGGCGGCGGCCACGGCTACGACAAACTGGCCCCCATCAGAGCCGTGTGGGACGAGTGGTGCGCGAGGCTGCCCGCCATGTACCGCCCGGGACCGGAGGTCACCGTCGACGAGAGACTGGTGCCGTTCAGAG GAAGGTGTCCGTTCAGACAGTACATGCCCAGCAAACCGGCCAGGTACGGGATCAAGATATGGGTGGTGTGCGACGCGCGTTCCAGCTACGCGTGGAAGATGCAAGTCTACACCGGCAAGCCCGACAAGCGCGGCCCTCCCGAGAAGCACCTGGCCACTCGAGTGGTCGTGGACCTCACCGAGGGACTGGCGCCGGGACGCAACGTCACGTGCGACAACTTTTTCACCTCGCGCGAGCTCGCCGACAGGCTCTTTCGCGAAAGAGGCCACACCGTGCTGGGCACTCTGCGATCGAACAGACCCGAGATCCCCAGAGAGCTGCGATGCGTCAAGGGCAGGGCCGTGGGCTCCGTGGAATCCGTAGTACTCGGCGGCTCTGCGGGAccgagaagaggaggaggaggaggaggaggaggaggaggaagggggcCAGACACGATCATCCTCTCCTACGTGgccaagaagaacaagaacGTGCTGCTCCTCACCACCGCTCCTcgctaccaccaccaccaccaccaccaccgcagCCGCTCCGGCCCCGAGCCCCGGCCTagccgcagcagcagcaacagcaacagcaacagcaacgGCGGCGGCGGCAAACCTCCCTTGGTGCTGCATTACAACCGCACCAAGGGAGGCGTCGACAACCTGGACAAGGTCGTGAGCACgtacagctgcaggagaaagaCCTGCAGGTGGCCCGTGGCCCTTTTCCACAACATGGTGGACGTGGCGGCATACAACGCGTTCGTGCTCTGGAGGGAAATTCACCCCGACTGGATGGCGGGCAAGCTCAACAAACGAAGGCTCTTCCTCGAGCGGCTGGGCAAAGCGCTCGCGTGCCCCATGATCGAAGCCAGGGCGTTGgcgcgaggaggaggaggaggaggaggaggaggaggccgaGTCGCGGCCCGAG TCAAGAGGCGAAGGTGCCGCGTGTGTCCCAGGAGCAAAGACGTCAAGACCAAGATCCTGTGCCACGAGTGCCGAGTGTACGTGTGCACGAACTGCGCCGTCACGTACTGTCCCAACTGCGCCGCTTCACGCACCGCCGCTTCCCAGACGCCGCCGACTTTGTAA